A genomic segment from Methanoplanus limicola DSM 2279 encodes:
- a CDS encoding site-specific integrase, which yields MPYAEINIKSYLTGQATDGHICPDDADLIQEFIEERKATCGLADSTSIATAKAICKFVAITTERGEQILSPLRDCKTSDVYQALNVVSKIWKQNTRRLRVHYLKIFLLWLIEEGQNPNLDPKKIESIKTPKADKATKTASQMISPEDMNRMIMGCKNSRDRAMISLMYEGALRPIEIREATWSQVKFDEYGAVFTTSKKTGKPRYIRIITYAHYLAQWQADYFRGNPDENMPIFITRRGNILSRQYFDEIISKAAEAAGIEKIFPYILRHSRITNMNADGIPESVIKLQAWGSLSTPMMATYCHLSNDQLDSILLEKNGVVKKAGRPKGPTIKPVQCPSCSTINVPGARLCHQCGSPLTDDARHSLISLKDKIKENDGISEEMFTRMLLKAKEKGII from the coding sequence ATGCCATATGCAGAGATCAATATCAAATCATATCTGACAGGCCAGGCCACAGACGGCCACATCTGTCCGGACGATGCCGATCTTATCCAGGAGTTTATTGAAGAGCGCAAGGCAACCTGCGGCCTTGCGGATTCAACCAGTATAGCTACGGCAAAAGCAATATGTAAATTTGTAGCCATAACAACAGAAAGAGGAGAACAGATATTGTCTCCGCTCAGAGATTGCAAGACATCCGATGTGTATCAGGCTCTGAATGTAGTCAGCAAAATATGGAAACAGAACACCCGGCGGCTGAGAGTGCACTATCTGAAAATATTCCTGCTGTGGCTAATCGAAGAAGGCCAGAACCCTAATTTAGATCCCAAAAAAATAGAATCAATAAAAACACCAAAAGCTGACAAGGCTACAAAAACAGCGTCTCAGATGATTTCTCCGGAAGATATGAACCGGATGATCATGGGGTGTAAAAACTCCCGCGACCGCGCAATGATCTCACTGATGTACGAGGGTGCACTAAGACCAATTGAAATACGTGAGGCCACCTGGTCACAGGTAAAATTTGATGAATATGGCGCGGTATTCACAACCTCAAAAAAGACAGGGAAACCCAGGTACATCAGGATCATTACATACGCTCATTACCTGGCACAATGGCAGGCAGATTATTTCAGAGGAAACCCGGACGAGAATATGCCGATCTTTATTACCCGGCGCGGCAACATTTTGTCCCGGCAATATTTTGATGAGATTATATCCAAGGCAGCAGAGGCAGCAGGGATTGAAAAAATATTCCCATATATTTTACGACACAGCAGGATTACAAATATGAATGCTGACGGTATTCCGGAAAGCGTGATTAAACTTCAGGCATGGGGGAGCCTCAGTACTCCGATGATGGCTACATACTGTCATCTCAGCAATGACCAGTTAGATTCAATTCTCCTGGAGAAAAATGGTGTTGTCAAAAAAGCAGGCCGGCCAAAAGGCCCGACAATAAAACCCGTACAGTGCCCTTCATGCAGCACCATAAACGTACCGGGTGCAAGGTTGTGTCACCAGTGCGGATCTCCTCTTACCGATGATGCCCGACATTCCCTGATTTCGCTCAAAGATAAGATAAAAGAAAACGATGGAATATCAGAAGAGATGTTTACACGGATGCTGTTGAAGGCAAAAGAGAAAGGGATTATCTGA
- a CDS encoding HNH endonuclease: MKFIPCHNCGKEIPENMKWKDHAGHTYCSKECKWEGIYTWDCSRKGERPRVPGSWDWVINQVFKRDNYCCRLCGKTHKDLYWEKNSESVAPERIKNILKCNPSVFHYLFEFHHNLPIAIGGNSLPENVITLCHDCHVLVHSSLRKKSDQEPGISDSSELHQTSLIRFMDAVIQERC, from the coding sequence ATGAAATTCATTCCCTGCCACAACTGCGGAAAGGAAATTCCGGAAAACATGAAATGGAAGGATCATGCTGGTCATACATATTGCAGCAAGGAATGCAAGTGGGAAGGTATCTATACATGGGATTGCTCCCGGAAGGGTGAACGACCCAGAGTTCCGGGGTCGTGGGACTGGGTAATCAACCAGGTCTTTAAGAGAGATAATTACTGCTGCCGGTTATGCGGGAAAACCCATAAAGATCTTTACTGGGAAAAGAATTCTGAGAGTGTCGCACCTGAGAGAATAAAAAATATTCTGAAATGTAATCCTTCAGTTTTCCATTATCTCTTTGAATTTCATCATAATCTTCCGATTGCTATAGGTGGAAATTCCCTTCCGGAAAATGTTATTACACTTTGTCATGACTGTCATGTCCTGGTGCATTCAAGCTTAAGGAAAAAATCAGATCAGGAACCGGGAATTTCAGATTCTTCAGAACTCCATCAGACTTCCCTGATAAGATTCATGGATGCAGTGATTCAGGAGAGGTGCTGA
- a CDS encoding tyrosine-type recombinase/integrase has protein sequence MEHKSAISYGGLHTVITSGEQALTRQEYDAVLAACECQEDRVLIMLGVSLGLRRADLVSIKISDIDLNSATMSYAEKKKGSRIRTVPISPKLLQEIKILLKTIPKKQKTLFSFKERQAYNRFQKLCNRAGVPGRPIHALRATCVKFCQAAGWTPEQVSRLTGDTIRVIQLHYATPSAGEMADVVKDREIL, from the coding sequence ATGGAACACAAGTCGGCAATCAGTTACGGCGGCCTGCATACTGTCATTACTTCCGGAGAGCAGGCACTTACCAGGCAGGAGTATGATGCAGTCCTTGCAGCCTGCGAATGCCAGGAAGATCGGGTGCTCATAATGCTTGGAGTCTCCCTCGGCCTGAGAAGAGCTGACCTGGTATCAATCAAAATATCTGATATTGATCTCAACTCAGCAACTATGTCATATGCAGAAAAGAAGAAAGGCAGCCGGATAAGAACAGTTCCAATATCTCCGAAACTTCTCCAGGAGATCAAAATACTTCTAAAAACAATCCCAAAGAAACAAAAAACACTCTTCAGCTTCAAAGAACGGCAGGCATACAACCGCTTTCAAAAATTATGTAATCGTGCCGGAGTCCCCGGAAGACCCATCCACGCACTCCGGGCAACATGCGTAAAGTTTTGCCAGGCTGCCGGCTGGACTCCTGAACAGGTCTCCAGGCTTACCGGAGATACAATCCGGGTGATCCAGCTGCATTATGCAACCCCTTCAGCCGGAGAAATGGCGGATGTAGTAAAGGACAGAGAAATACTTTGA
- a CDS encoding P-loop NTPase family protein, whose product METVVFQDNDEDILLDNQETVDKILKFFITRFVKNPGQHLLELGSTGTGKTNFLYWLIDLFKEYAPREALVWFDIGKAQYNQYTGESGNEILTLLYYFGAVRIITLTGCDVKIISDQDYDIEYVHVDNPKMIWKYCKPDRLNIVSIDPFILDDVTHASVLAVIFERLVWLANRGWIHRPLAVIYDEIHNVCPSQGHGIYEDRKAAAIQKKTNNQFKKNLQKLRSTGIRFISTTHQWTQLYKPVRLSFEWLVPRRRTLFTNDAPDLARFNPRWKKMKTHQAYIVIPEGDHLGPFRCLHYRIPNNLGSVEYDGIYTKEDKDNK is encoded by the coding sequence ATGGAAACAGTTGTATTTCAGGATAATGACGAAGATATTCTGTTAGATAATCAGGAGACTGTCGATAAAATACTGAAGTTTTTTATCACCCGGTTTGTTAAGAACCCAGGGCAGCACCTTTTAGAACTCGGCAGCACCGGAACAGGTAAAACCAATTTCCTGTACTGGTTAATTGATCTCTTCAAAGAGTACGCACCCAGGGAAGCCCTGGTCTGGTTTGATATCGGGAAGGCTCAGTATAACCAATATACCGGAGAATCCGGAAACGAGATCCTAACCCTCCTGTATTACTTCGGAGCAGTCCGGATAATTACCCTGACTGGCTGCGATGTAAAAATAATATCAGATCAGGATTATGACATTGAATATGTCCATGTAGATAACCCTAAGATGATATGGAAATACTGCAAGCCTGACCGGCTCAATATCGTAAGCATAGACCCCTTCATACTTGACGATGTAACGCACGCTTCAGTCCTTGCAGTCATCTTTGAACGTCTGGTCTGGCTTGCTAACAGGGGTTGGATTCACAGGCCTCTGGCAGTCATCTATGATGAAATTCACAACGTCTGTCCTTCTCAGGGACATGGCATTTATGAAGACCGGAAAGCAGCTGCAATTCAGAAGAAGACTAACAACCAGTTTAAGAAGAATCTTCAGAAGCTAAGAAGCACCGGCATCCGCTTCATATCAACAACCCACCAGTGGACGCAATTATACAAACCTGTCAGGCTTTCCTTTGAATGGCTTGTTCCAAGACGCCGCACACTCTTCACAAATGACGCACCAGACCTTGCCAGGTTTAACCCCAGGTGGAAAAAGATGAAGACGCACCAGGCATATATCGTAATTCCGGAAGGCGACCACTTAGGCCCTTTCAGATGCCTGCACTACAGGATCCCCAATAACCTTGGAAGTGTAGAGTATGATGGAATCTACACGAAGGAGGACAAAGATAATAAATAA
- a CDS encoding ORC1-type DNA replication protein — protein sequence MTKDLLMWDETIFRDPEVFETDFIPEQFNFRENQIKELAFKIKPGLSGSRPLNTICRGLPGTGKTTTIKKLFSEIEAHTQRLIPVHINCQIDNTKFAIFAQIYHKLSGNSIPSSGTSFKTVFDMICRIALERNIVLLICLDDANYLLYEKEINKILYTLLRAHEAVKGVRVGIITVISDMDINLMDEVDMRVSSVFRPDEIYFPPYTIDEMKEILLQRVYQGFYPNVIKSDLLDIVVEQTMKAGDLRVGIDLLKRAGINAEMDARKTIEIDDICRAYDVSKNIHLKNTLKTLKGDEKEILRLISELSTENNEITTADLFITVKDRLKMGYTRFTETVKKLDSLRIININYKGIRGRSRIITLRYEPDKVKENLRKENTK from the coding sequence ATGACTAAAGATCTTCTGATGTGGGATGAGACAATCTTCCGGGACCCGGAGGTATTTGAGACGGATTTTATTCCGGAGCAGTTCAATTTCAGAGAGAATCAGATCAAAGAACTGGCTTTTAAGATCAAACCCGGACTTTCAGGTTCAAGGCCCCTGAATACAATATGCAGGGGACTTCCCGGTACAGGCAAAACAACAACAATAAAGAAACTTTTCAGTGAGATTGAGGCACACACGCAGAGACTTATTCCGGTGCACATCAACTGCCAGATCGATAATACAAAATTTGCCATATTTGCCCAGATATACCACAAACTCTCGGGCAATAGTATTCCCTCATCAGGTACATCCTTTAAGACAGTCTTTGATATGATATGCAGGATAGCCCTGGAGAGAAATATTGTCCTTTTAATCTGTCTTGATGATGCGAATTATCTCCTTTATGAGAAAGAGATCAATAAAATACTATATACACTCCTCCGCGCCCATGAGGCTGTAAAAGGAGTGAGAGTAGGGATAATTACGGTTATTTCGGATATGGACATAAACCTGATGGATGAAGTAGATATGAGAGTATCATCCGTCTTCAGGCCTGACGAGATCTATTTTCCGCCGTACACCATTGATGAAATGAAGGAGATTCTTCTCCAGAGAGTGTACCAGGGATTTTATCCAAATGTCATAAAATCCGATCTTCTTGACATTGTTGTCGAGCAGACGATGAAGGCCGGAGATCTCAGGGTTGGAATTGACCTCTTAAAGAGGGCCGGAATTAATGCAGAGATGGATGCAAGAAAAACAATTGAGATCGATGACATATGCCGCGCATATGACGTCTCAAAGAATATCCACCTGAAAAATACCCTCAAGACACTGAAAGGTGATGAGAAGGAGATCCTCAGACTGATCTCAGAGCTTTCAACGGAAAATAATGAGATAACTACTGCTGATCTATTCATTACTGTTAAGGACAGACTGAAGATGGGTTATACAAGATTCACCGAGACAGTAAAAAAACTGGACTCACTCAGAATCATCAACATCAATTATAAAGGCATACGGGGAAGGTCAAGAATTATCACTCTGAGGTATGAACCGGACAAGGTAAAAGAGAATCTCCGTAAAGAAAACACCAAATGA
- the mch gene encoding methenyltetrahydromethanopterin cyclohydrolase, with protein sequence MISVNELALDIFEGLAEFPEDYNVEFHQMDNGARFVDCGVNTKGGYSAGRIFTEICMGGLGEVTFRNGQINGVPMPFIDVNTDFPSISCLGAQKAGWTVKAGKFFAMGSGPARALSLMPKHTYEVIEYEDESDYAVICLESDTLPDEAVMEHIAEKCGVDVANVCALVAPTASIVGSIQVAGRCVETAIYKLNELGFDTKKIESAMGTAPIPPVKKDSTKAMGCTNDATIYHGQIYLTMRAPEITDYLEKIPSNKSSSYGEPFYDTFKKANFDFYQIDTSLFSPAEVIINELTEGETYRVGAVNPEVTLKSFGLL encoded by the coding sequence TTGATTAGTGTAAATGAGCTTGCTCTGGACATATTTGAGGGACTCGCAGAGTTTCCGGAAGATTATAACGTTGAATTCCACCAGATGGACAACGGCGCACGGTTTGTAGACTGTGGAGTAAATACAAAAGGCGGCTACTCAGCAGGTAGAATTTTTACAGAGATCTGCATGGGCGGACTTGGAGAGGTAACTTTCCGCAACGGACAGATTAACGGCGTACCGATGCCGTTTATTGACGTAAACACAGATTTCCCTTCAATATCATGCCTTGGCGCACAGAAGGCCGGATGGACAGTAAAGGCCGGCAAATTCTTCGCAATGGGAAGCGGACCGGCACGTGCACTCTCACTCATGCCAAAGCACACATACGAAGTCATCGAATATGAGGACGAATCAGACTATGCAGTAATATGCCTTGAATCAGACACACTCCCTGATGAGGCTGTAATGGAGCATATTGCAGAGAAATGCGGTGTGGATGTTGCAAATGTATGCGCACTTGTCGCACCTACAGCATCAATTGTCGGTTCAATTCAGGTCGCAGGACGCTGTGTTGAAACAGCAATCTACAAGCTCAATGAACTTGGGTTTGACACAAAGAAGATCGAGTCTGCAATGGGTACTGCACCGATTCCACCTGTCAAGAAGGATTCAACAAAGGCAATGGGATGCACAAATGACGCAACTATCTACCACGGTCAGATCTATCTTACAATGAGAGCACCTGAGATAACCGACTATCTCGAAAAGATTCCATCCAACAAGTCCTCGTCATACGGCGAACCGTTCTATGACACATTCAAGAAGGCAAACTTTGACTTCTACCAGATTGATACATCCCTCTTCTCACCG